In a genomic window of Helianthus annuus cultivar XRQ/B chromosome 10, HanXRQr2.0-SUNRISE, whole genome shotgun sequence:
- the LOC110884159 gene encoding gibberellin receptor GID1B yields MAGSNEINVNEAKKVVPLHTWILISNFKLAYNMLRRPDGTFNRELAEFLDRKVAANTVPVDGVYSFDVVDRATSLLNRIYRCAPPESDSGRQPGAGILELENPLSTTEVVPVIIFFHGGSFTHSSANSAIYDTFCRRLTALIKGVVVSVNYRRSPEHRYPCAYEDGWEALKWVHSRTWLLSGKDPKVHVYLAGDSSGGNIAHHVAVRAAESGVEVLGNILLHPLFGGEERKESESKLDGKYFVRVQDRDWYWRAFLPEGEDRDHPACNIFGPRGVDLKGVKFPKSLVVVAGLDLVQDWQLAYVEGLENAEQQVELLFLKKATIGFYFLPNNEHFYTLMDVIKNFVSS; encoded by the exons ATGGCTGGCAGTAATGAAATCAACGTGAATGAAGCCAAG aAAGTAGTTCCCCTGCACACATGGATCTTGATTTCCAACTTCAAGTTAGCTTACAATATGCTCCGGCGACCGGACGGCACCTTCAACCGTGAACTGGCCGAGTTTCTTGACCGGAAAGTGGCCGCCAACACCGTTCCGGTGGACGGCGTGTACTCATTCGATGTCGTTGACCGGGCCACCAGTCTCCTCAACCGAATCTACCGGTGTGCCCCGCCGGAATCAGATTCCGGCCGGCAACCGGGTGCCGGAATCTTGGAACTCGAAAACCCTTTAAGCACAACTGAAGTTGTGCCGGTGATAATCTTTTTCCATGGTGGAAGCTTCACTCATTCGTCAGCGAATAGCGCGATTTACGACACGTTTTGCCGCCGTCTCACCGCCCTGATCAAAGGGGTGGTCGTGTCGGTAAACTACCGCCGGTCACCGGAGCATCGGTATCCGTGTGCTTATGAAGATGGGTGGGAAGCCCTCAAATGGGTTCATTCAAGAACATGGCTTTTAAGTGGTAAAGACCCTAAAGTTCATGTTTATTTAGCCGGTGATAGCTCCGGCGGCAACATAGCCCACCACGTGGCGGTTCGGGCCGCTGAGTCGGGTGTGGAAGTGTTAGGGAACATATTGTTGCACCCATTGTTTGGGGGCGAAGAGCGAAAAGAATCGGAGAGCAAACTCGATGGGAAGTATTTTGTTAGGGTTCAAGATAGGGATTGGTATTGGAGGGCTTTTTTGCCGGAAGGGGAAGATCGCGATCATCCGGCGTGTAACATATTCGGGCCGAGAGGGGTTGATCTAAAAGGGGTTAAATTTCCAAAAAGTTTGGTGGTTGTGGCTGGATTGGATCTTGTTCAAGATTGGCAATTGGCATATGTTGAAGGGTTGGAGAATGCAGAGCAACAAGTGGAGTTATTGTTCTTGAAAAAGGCTACAATTGGGTTCTATTTCTTACCAAATAATGAGCATTTCTACACTTTAATGGATGTGATCAAAAACTTTGTGAGCTCATAG